The following proteins are co-located in the Haloplanus sp. HW8-1 genome:
- a CDS encoding universal stress protein, which produces MCSKTDDEDILTHVLLPVAHESDALATAKKLEPYGPTHVTALHVVEKGGGVPDKTPVEQSEDLARESYAAVRSVFPDADEHTAYGRDVAATIFEAADEVGASAIAFRSRGGNRLMQFLSGDISLKLVTQADRPVIALPREDET; this is translated from the coding sequence ATGTGCAGTAAGACGGACGACGAAGACATCCTCACCCATGTCCTTCTTCCCGTCGCTCACGAATCCGACGCGTTAGCGACGGCGAAGAAACTCGAACCCTACGGGCCGACCCACGTGACCGCTCTTCACGTCGTAGAGAAGGGCGGTGGCGTGCCGGACAAAACGCCGGTCGAGCAGTCCGAGGACTTGGCCAGGGAATCGTACGCCGCCGTCCGGTCGGTATTCCCCGATGCCGACGAACACACCGCCTATGGACGGGACGTGGCTGCTACGATCTTCGAAGCCGCCGACGAGGTCGGCGCCAGCGCCATTGCCTTCCGATCTCGCGGGGGGAACCGACTCATGCAGTTCCTCTCCGGCGACATCTCACTGAAACTGGTGACCCAGGCAGATCGTCCGGTCATCGCCCTCCCCCGTGAGGACGAGACATGA
- a CDS encoding potassium channel family protein, producing the protein MPDLPEHPFDIQLSRRDRIVVYYLTGLAVLIAVYTVTYNVALARLEGVDQSIFASFEFVVQTMTTTGYGQDSGLWSHPLMFLFVAGTQISGIALGFFTLRLIIIPLFTGAEVNLDNRLSPKSDHVIICEYRRDSAILLDELRELGIDYVLISSSEENAKELSDDGYSVIHGSPQDASAFERASIETARAVITDTGDATVNTILTVRSLDSDIDVITLTDDSEMRDILLDTGADTVLSPHGVLGQRLAEKAVSSFKSELTDTIKLGGELEVTEVPIQQGNRLIGTRIRNSKIREETGANIIGAWIDGELQLPPDPDAIIRSNTVLLLTGAHDALEAFSDFTQPSRMLRTHERIVVAGQGEVGKAAREFVSEQGIDVVTIDIEDREEVDVVGDSRSDEILEEAEIETAGAIIVGLPDDSASLLTTVLARSLNRDIEILARVSDPGTTRKALSAGADYVLSVPRVSARMVARELRGEDVLAPASQIRLLRVPATPLSGSTLAASGIYEKTGCRVIAIEDESGLTTTVDPQREFVGPEHIVLVGSDEAVQQFRKQFDVSAIEPEN; encoded by the coding sequence ATGCCTGATCTTCCAGAACACCCGTTCGATATTCAACTCTCTCGTCGGGATCGGATCGTCGTCTACTATCTCACCGGACTAGCTGTGCTGATCGCTGTGTACACAGTCACGTACAACGTTGCACTGGCTCGGCTGGAAGGGGTCGACCAGTCGATATTCGCATCGTTCGAGTTCGTCGTCCAGACGATGACTACGACCGGATACGGACAGGATTCCGGGCTGTGGAGTCATCCGCTGATGTTCTTGTTCGTCGCTGGAACGCAGATTTCCGGTATCGCGCTGGGGTTCTTCACGCTCAGGCTCATCATCATCCCGTTGTTCACGGGAGCCGAGGTCAACCTCGACAACCGGCTCTCTCCCAAATCCGATCACGTCATCATCTGTGAATACCGGCGTGACTCCGCCATCCTCCTCGATGAACTCCGAGAACTGGGTATCGACTACGTCTTGATTTCCTCGTCCGAAGAGAACGCCAAAGAACTGTCCGACGACGGGTATTCAGTCATTCACGGCTCTCCACAGGACGCGTCGGCATTCGAACGAGCCAGCATCGAGACGGCACGAGCAGTCATCACGGATACCGGGGATGCAACCGTCAACACGATCCTGACCGTGCGGTCACTCGATTCGGATATCGACGTCATCACGCTGACCGACGACAGCGAGATGCGGGACATCTTGTTGGACACGGGTGCGGATACCGTCCTGTCTCCGCATGGAGTGCTCGGACAGAGACTCGCCGAGAAAGCGGTCTCTTCGTTCAAATCGGAGTTGACGGACACGATCAAGCTCGGGGGTGAACTAGAAGTCACGGAGGTCCCCATCCAGCAGGGAAACCGACTGATAGGAACACGAATCCGTAACTCGAAAATTAGAGAGGAAACGGGGGCTAACATCATCGGTGCGTGGATCGACGGGGAACTACAGCTCCCCCCGGATCCGGACGCCATCATCCGCTCGAATACGGTACTGCTCCTCACGGGCGCACACGATGCGTTGGAGGCGTTCAGTGATTTCACTCAGCCGTCCCGCATGCTTCGGACCCACGAGCGCATCGTCGTTGCCGGACAGGGCGAAGTCGGCAAAGCCGCACGGGAGTTCGTCTCCGAGCAAGGAATCGACGTCGTGACTATCGATATCGAAGACCGCGAGGAGGTGGACGTCGTGGGCGACTCCAGATCGGACGAAATCCTGGAAGAGGCAGAGATAGAGACTGCCGGTGCGATCATCGTCGGACTGCCGGACGATTCCGCATCACTGCTGACGACGGTGTTAGCCCGGTCGCTGAACCGCGATATCGAGATTCTCGCCCGGGTGAGTGACCCAGGCACGACCCGGAAGGCACTGAGTGCCGGAGCGGACTACGTACTCTCCGTCCCACGGGTGAGTGCTCGGATGGTCGCCAGGGAACTCCGCGGTGAGGATGTCCTCGCTCCGGCGAGCCAGATTCGGCTCCTCCGCGTTCCAGCGACACCGCTTTCGGGGTCGACGCTCGCAGCGTCGGGCATCTACGAAAAGACGGGCTGTCGCGTCATCGCCATCGAAGACGAATCCGGGCTCACCACCACGGTCGATCCACAGCGGGAGTTCGTGGGACCCGAACACATCGTCCTCGTCGGGTCCGACGAAGCGGTACAACAGTTTCGGAAGCAGTTCGACGTCTCGGCGATCGAACCCGAGAACTGA
- a CDS encoding helicase-related protein codes for MNSFDPGDSIRLNGTPAEVIKTYSVGDLEYLRAYVEDAGVKTVCIDDVEIESKRNRLAELEPASADKLHPDHEAVSAEWFDLRSQALQFQIAHEQGQLLSISNSLVRLEPYQLAAVNWVMQKLRQRALIADDVGLGKTIEAGLILKELTARNRAERVLFVVPAHLQKKWIRDMDRFFDIGLTPADRQWAEGERRRLGEESNIWDQDHQQLVTSQAFLRQEEFQPALDETFWDVVVVDEAHKAAKRGESPSKTSKMVERVAGNSDSLLLLSATPHDGKGEAFRSLVEYIDPFLVAEDQHLSKEAVDRVMIRRGKQTLYDDDGERIFPDREVTTIPIDMPHEERQFYRAVTDYVQNVYNRSEKLNEPAVGFAMALMQKRLVSSIGAIKATLSRRLGDLVDEQSSTTRLSEEASAYLDGEDLGEDDKQRAEEELSALTVTESDAQLEEEIETLRDLVSLAESISVDSKAQKVRRYIQQLLEEQPDEKLLLFTQYRDTLDYLLDLVMDEPWADEILVIHGDVDKEERARIEEEFNHGQSRLLFATDAASEGIDLQHSCHIMVNYELPWNPNRLEQRIGRLHRYGQDEEVKVWNFTFEDTREGEIFDMLQNKVESIRGKLGNTADVLGMLDDINVDSLIMESIRNEEPASATKEELEELIDERQRTLQEWYERSLVDTSTFDQESRQKIQEVMDESEDVYGTEADIHEFVERGIEVLGGDVEKAGTNLYRAELPRSLRQGTDEKYGPFTFSREFAMDHDGIDYVSPDDELVQRLMQRVLESEQGNVGLKLLPFVDQPGIAYNYRVTFEDGTGEVIREDMISVYVDANHRDPRGRLGQRVVDGESIKGSPDADRARSLIEHQGQLRAAADRYVSQRVASLKEELYERRREETQQELNDLEEYAEAERQRIQEFIENYEQKAETGSNMDIAIRGQQERLNRLEQRIESRRQELERKAQIVSLAPEVENLCFAFPV; via the coding sequence ATGAATTCGTTCGATCCTGGCGACTCGATACGCCTGAACGGGACTCCGGCCGAGGTCATCAAAACATACTCAGTCGGCGATCTTGAGTACCTGCGAGCGTACGTCGAAGACGCGGGTGTGAAGACCGTCTGTATCGACGATGTCGAGATTGAGTCAAAACGCAATCGACTCGCCGAGTTGGAACCAGCGTCGGCCGATAAACTGCATCCCGATCACGAAGCAGTCTCAGCCGAATGGTTCGATCTGCGTTCCCAGGCGCTCCAGTTTCAGATTGCCCACGAGCAAGGCCAGCTACTGAGCATCTCGAACTCGCTAGTTCGCCTCGAACCGTACCAGCTCGCCGCGGTCAACTGGGTGATGCAGAAGCTCCGCCAGCGCGCGCTGATCGCCGACGATGTCGGCCTCGGGAAGACCATCGAGGCAGGCCTCATTCTCAAAGAACTCACCGCTCGAAACCGCGCTGAGCGTGTCCTGTTCGTCGTTCCTGCCCACCTTCAGAAGAAGTGGATCCGAGACATGGATCGGTTCTTCGACATCGGCCTCACGCCGGCCGACAGGCAGTGGGCCGAAGGAGAGCGCCGCCGACTCGGCGAGGAATCCAATATCTGGGACCAAGACCATCAGCAACTGGTCACGAGCCAGGCGTTTCTCCGGCAGGAGGAGTTCCAGCCCGCCCTCGACGAGACGTTCTGGGATGTCGTGGTGGTCGACGAAGCCCACAAGGCCGCCAAGCGGGGAGAGTCGCCGAGTAAAACGTCGAAGATGGTTGAGCGGGTCGCCGGTAATTCTGACTCGCTCCTCCTCCTCAGCGCGACGCCACACGACGGCAAGGGCGAAGCGTTCCGCTCGCTCGTCGAGTACATCGACCCGTTCCTCGTCGCCGAGGACCAGCATCTCTCGAAGGAGGCCGTCGACCGCGTGATGATCCGACGCGGGAAACAGACGCTGTACGACGACGACGGCGAACGCATCTTCCCCGACCGTGAGGTCACCACGATTCCAATCGATATGCCCCACGAGGAACGGCAGTTCTACCGTGCGGTTACTGATTACGTACAGAACGTCTACAACCGGTCCGAGAAACTGAACGAACCAGCGGTCGGGTTCGCGATGGCGCTCATGCAGAAGCGACTCGTCAGCAGCATCGGCGCCATCAAAGCGACACTGAGCCGTCGCTTGGGCGACCTCGTCGACGAACAGTCAAGCACCACCCGTCTCTCGGAGGAGGCGTCAGCGTATCTCGACGGCGAAGACCTCGGCGAAGACGACAAGCAACGGGCTGAGGAGGAACTCTCTGCGCTGACCGTCACCGAGAGCGACGCACAACTCGAGGAAGAGATCGAAACGCTTCGCGATCTCGTTTCGCTGGCAGAGAGCATCTCCGTCGACTCGAAAGCGCAGAAGGTGCGCCGCTACATCCAGCAGTTGCTTGAGGAGCAACCCGACGAGAAGCTCTTGCTGTTCACCCAGTACCGCGACACGCTGGATTACCTTCTCGACCTCGTGATGGACGAACCCTGGGCCGACGAGATTCTCGTCATCCACGGTGACGTCGACAAGGAGGAGCGTGCTCGTATCGAGGAGGAGTTCAACCACGGGCAGTCCCGTCTCCTCTTTGCGACTGATGCAGCGAGTGAGGGGATCGACCTCCAGCACAGCTGCCACATTATGGTGAACTACGAGCTGCCGTGGAATCCCAACCGCCTCGAGCAGCGTATCGGTCGCCTTCACCGCTACGGGCAGGACGAAGAGGTCAAGGTCTGGAACTTCACGTTCGAAGATACTCGCGAGGGCGAGATTTTCGACATGCTCCAGAACAAGGTCGAGAGCATCCGGGGGAAACTCGGCAACACGGCCGACGTCCTTGGGATGCTCGACGACATCAACGTCGACTCGCTCATCATGGAGTCTATCCGGAACGAGGAACCAGCGAGTGCCACGAAAGAGGAACTCGAAGAACTCATCGACGAGCGCCAACGCACGCTCCAAGAGTGGTACGAACGCAGCCTCGTCGACACGAGCACGTTCGATCAAGAGAGCCGACAGAAGATCCAGGAAGTCATGGACGAGTCCGAGGATGTCTACGGGACCGAAGCAGACATCCACGAGTTCGTCGAGCGCGGAATCGAGGTGCTTGGTGGTGACGTCGAGAAGGCAGGGACCAATCTCTATCGAGCCGAACTACCTCGCTCCCTTCGGCAGGGTACTGACGAAAAGTACGGCCCGTTCACGTTCAGCCGAGAGTTCGCCATGGACCACGATGGCATCGATTACGTCTCTCCTGACGACGAACTGGTTCAGCGACTCATGCAGCGAGTGCTGGAGAGTGAGCAGGGTAATGTCGGTCTGAAGCTCCTTCCGTTCGTTGACCAGCCGGGAATCGCCTACAACTACCGTGTGACGTTTGAAGACGGAACGGGTGAAGTCATTCGCGAAGACATGATTTCGGTGTATGTCGATGCGAACCACCGAGATCCCCGAGGGCGCCTCGGTCAACGAGTTGTCGATGGAGAGAGCATCAAAGGTTCGCCCGATGCGGACCGCGCACGATCTCTGATTGAGCACCAAGGGCAGTTGCGAGCGGCTGCTGATCGCTATGTCAGTCAGAGAGTTGCCTCTCTGAAAGAAGAACTGTATGAACGTCGCCGCGAGGAAACTCAACAGGAACTGAACGATCTCGAAGAATATGCTGAAGCAGAGCGTCAGCGAATCCAAGAATTCATCGAGAACTACGAACAGAAGGCTGAGACGGGGTCGAACATGGACATCGCAATTCGCGGCCAACAGGAGCGTCTCAATAGACTTGAACAGCGTATCGAGAGTCGTCGCCAGGAGTTAGAACGAAAGGCGCAGATAGTCTCACTCGCCCCGGAGGTGGAGAACCTGTGCTTCGCGTTCCCAGTATAG
- a CDS encoding group I intron-associated PD-(D/E)XK endonuclease, producing the protein MNRNTGHIDGEEAELAVAAHLVRQGCRVSYTHGSYKYDLVADKDDELLRTQVKKANQNDEKPWKYRLFTEQYQDGQVDIFAGYVVEEDEIFYVAFDEIGRTDFRVNTKDRGELSDHNASEANLIEDYTFERAFREYTTGTETEKEDETSSSDPVEGQ; encoded by the coding sequence ATGAACCGTAATACGGGTCACATCGATGGTGAAGAAGCCGAACTCGCTGTCGCAGCCCATCTCGTTCGTCAAGGATGTCGAGTGTCCTACACCCACGGGTCGTACAAATACGACCTCGTTGCTGACAAAGACGACGAACTCCTCCGGACACAGGTCAAGAAGGCGAACCAAAACGACGAGAAACCCTGGAAATATCGGCTGTTCACTGAACAGTATCAGGATGGGCAGGTCGATATTTTTGCTGGATATGTCGTCGAGGAAGACGAGATATTCTACGTGGCCTTCGATGAAATCGGGAGAACCGATTTCAGGGTGAATACAAAAGATAGAGGAGAATTGAGCGACCACAACGCGAGCGAGGCGAACCTGATCGAGGACTATACGTTCGAACGAGCATTTCGTGAATATACGACTGGAACAGAGACGGAAAAAGAGGACGAGACGTCGTCATCTGACCCAGTAGAGGGGCAATGA
- the pglZ gene encoding BREX-5 system phosphatase PglZ, translating into MPATKTLPQCAEDAIETAIAEAADEEPVVLWWDDGGYLRDVVESVSHSLGCEFHAAEQSPLELRADAPRDRTVWYVPQAHNDDVDWFQDVENTGGVVEAHIGKLAARCFENDRIQAASIRTAYEDAAERSRSRAANGRSRDHERSPSDLSDDSTTPRSQARGDADESDREQVAKTLFRELNGEGGLPTLQGLQTKIVLDGHDDPVQFVLEHGAENLPDDPDDLVKIRDLLVDDGVAAVEGITDEELLVRRTRRWAVAEWLVEEGLDTSLLDAEYRPESSSGLGISRPELQSLLSKVDSERAEELAHVYLDPDARFWHDVLRTHDDPWELADCPVDASLEHELWDEWTQAFHAGEYETCTTRASNRHRRLETTYGDVPWTHVWEQAVEVAKLAHELETWEERGDTTDVVDLYGDVDDGTWQIDNAVYTLVVSGEPEHDLPEEHPATATLDDLRTSLTESRYLDYLSDLGDLVVDQIEAGSPFVGENYAHQFFDQEQEHLQSGQSVALFIVDALRFDLAHELAESVRRDLPSLEVDETAWVGTLPSDTEFGKAALTPGSKFSFNTELDDGELIPERNGREISNYQREKILKDDGWSYIMQSEDDESGWSNTRVAYYWNDLDKAGEEELIDFESVFSDRIEKISAIICEKIDQGEWDRAYILADHGFVSLPENVDIDDIHPPDEAEKVTRRWVAGADLDENTPGVLLDENAHLGYLDDDTKVSVLADPIRRFRNRGLPDARFYHGGVLPQEFVLNFVTITQE; encoded by the coding sequence ATGCCCGCAACCAAAACCCTCCCACAGTGCGCCGAAGACGCCATCGAGACTGCCATCGCCGAGGCAGCCGACGAAGAGCCGGTCGTACTCTGGTGGGACGACGGTGGCTACCTTCGCGACGTCGTCGAGAGTGTGAGCCACTCGCTGGGCTGTGAGTTCCACGCGGCCGAACAGTCGCCATTGGAGCTCCGCGCCGACGCGCCCCGGGACCGAACCGTCTGGTACGTACCCCAGGCACACAACGACGACGTGGACTGGTTCCAGGACGTCGAGAACACTGGTGGTGTCGTCGAAGCACACATCGGCAAGCTCGCCGCACGCTGTTTCGAGAACGACCGCATCCAGGCGGCCTCGATCCGCACGGCCTACGAAGACGCCGCGGAGCGGAGTCGTTCGAGAGCGGCCAATGGCCGCTCTCGTGATCACGAAAGATCGCCCAGCGATCTTTCGGACGACTCCACGACCCCCCGCTCACAAGCTCGCGGGGACGCCGACGAGAGCGACCGCGAGCAGGTCGCGAAGACGCTCTTCCGGGAGCTCAACGGCGAGGGTGGTCTGCCGACGCTTCAGGGCCTTCAGACGAAGATCGTCCTCGACGGGCACGACGACCCGGTGCAGTTCGTGCTCGAACACGGCGCCGAAAACCTCCCTGACGATCCCGATGACCTGGTGAAGATTCGCGATCTCCTCGTCGACGACGGCGTCGCTGCCGTCGAAGGAATCACCGACGAGGAGTTGCTCGTGAGGCGCACGCGACGTTGGGCGGTCGCCGAGTGGCTCGTCGAGGAAGGTCTCGATACGTCACTGCTCGACGCCGAATACCGACCCGAATCCAGTTCCGGACTGGGAATCTCCCGGCCCGAACTCCAGTCGCTGCTGAGCAAGGTCGATTCCGAACGTGCCGAGGAACTGGCACACGTCTACCTCGACCCTGACGCTCGCTTCTGGCACGATGTCCTCCGCACTCACGACGATCCGTGGGAACTCGCCGACTGTCCCGTCGACGCCTCGCTCGAACACGAACTCTGGGACGAATGGACGCAAGCATTCCACGCCGGCGAGTACGAGACGTGCACGACTCGTGCATCCAATCGCCACCGGCGTCTCGAAACGACCTACGGCGACGTCCCGTGGACGCACGTCTGGGAGCAGGCCGTCGAAGTCGCCAAACTGGCACACGAACTCGAGACGTGGGAGGAACGCGGCGATACGACCGACGTCGTCGACCTCTACGGCGACGTCGACGACGGAACCTGGCAGATCGACAACGCCGTGTACACTCTCGTCGTCTCGGGCGAGCCCGAACATGACCTCCCCGAAGAGCACCCCGCGACGGCGACACTCGACGACTTACGCACGTCGCTGACTGAGTCGCGGTACCTCGACTATCTCAGCGACCTGGGTGATCTCGTCGTCGACCAAATCGAGGCTGGTTCGCCGTTCGTGGGTGAGAACTACGCGCACCAGTTTTTCGACCAGGAGCAAGAACACCTCCAGAGTGGCCAGAGCGTCGCGTTGTTCATCGTCGACGCACTGCGTTTCGACCTCGCACACGAACTGGCCGAATCGGTCCGCCGTGACCTTCCCAGCCTCGAGGTCGACGAGACCGCCTGGGTCGGGACGCTCCCCTCGGACACCGAGTTTGGGAAGGCAGCCCTCACACCAGGCAGCAAGTTCAGTTTCAACACCGAACTCGACGATGGGGAACTGATTCCCGAACGCAACGGCCGCGAGATCAGTAACTACCAGCGCGAGAAGATACTGAAGGACGACGGCTGGAGTTACATCATGCAGAGCGAGGACGACGAGTCGGGGTGGAGTAACACCCGTGTCGCCTACTACTGGAACGACCTCGATAAGGCGGGCGAGGAGGAACTGATCGACTTCGAGAGCGTGTTCAGCGACCGTATCGAGAAAATATCGGCCATCATCTGCGAGAAGATCGACCAGGGCGAGTGGGACCGAGCGTACATCCTCGCCGATCACGGCTTCGTCTCACTCCCAGAGAACGTCGACATCGACGACATCCACCCACCGGATGAAGCCGAGAAAGTGACTCGTCGGTGGGTTGCCGGCGCCGATCTCGACGAGAATACGCCTGGCGTACTTCTCGACGAGAACGCTCACCTCGGTTACCTCGACGACGACACGAAGGTTAGCGTCCTCGCGGACCCGATTCGACGCTTCCGCAACCGGGGACTACCGGACGCCCGATTCTACCACGGCGGCGTTCTCCCTCAAGAGTTTGTATTGAACTTCGTTACGATCACCCAAGAGTAA